The genomic interval GGCAGGAGGCGCAGCGCACCGCCTGTTCAGGGTGAACGGCGAGAGGTGAGAGCGCAGGTCACGGCGGTCGCGGCCGCCGTGACCAGGGCTGCTCCGGCCAGCGGCAGCAACGGCACCGGAACCGTGCCCGACTGCGAGCCGGTGACCAGACCGCTGACCGCCGCCTGCGCCGGGGAACCGGTCACCACCACGGCCAGCAGCGCCGCGAGCAGCATCGCGGGCACCGCCCGGCCGGGTGAGCGCAGCAGCGGCCAGTTGGTGAGCGCGCCGACCGCCGTGCCGAGCAGGGCGCAGGCGAGGGTCGCGAGCAGGCCGGCCGCGGCGGCCGCGGGGAGCGGAACCCGGGTGCGGTGATCGGCGCTCGCCGGGTCACTGATCAGCGTGACGACGAGGGTCGCCGCCGCACCGAGCACAGCCGCCGTGGTCAGCGCGACCAGCAGACAGGCGAGGTGCGCCCGCGCGGGCCCGACCGCCGCCGCGACACAACTGCGCGCCGCGGGCGGTTCGTTGGTCGTACAGATCCGCACCAGCCAGGCCGCTACGGGAAGCAGGGCCGCGGCCGTGTAACCGAGCGAGTCGAGCACCGGCTGGCCGCCCTGGACGCCGATCCCCAGGAACGCGACGTACAGGATGAACGGCGGGAGCCAGCGCTGCGAGCGGAGGAGAAGGGCGGCCTGGTAGCGCAGGAGGGCGGTCATCGCCGTCATCGCGGTCATCGGGGGCTTTCGTCGTCGCGGGGTAGGTCCGTAAGCCGGTTCAGGCTGACCACGTGCCAGGGCGGGCGGGCCGTCAGCAGGGTGCGGAGCAGGACGTCCGAGTGGGAGGCGGGGACGGTGAGGCGGTGGGTCCCGGGGGCGAGTTCGGTGGATGAGGCGAGGAACTGGACCGCCTCGGCCGGGAGTTGGCCTCCCGGCGGGCCCTGGACATCCAGGGTGACCTGCGGTCCGGATGGTGAAGTGGGCTTGTCCG from Streptomyces sp. NBC_01288 carries:
- a CDS encoding ABC transporter; amino-acid sequence: MTALLRYQAALLLRSQRWLPPFILYVAFLGIGVQGGQPVLDSLGYTAAALLPVAAWLVRICTTNEPPAARSCVAAAVGPARAHLACLLVALTTAAVLGAAATLVVTLISDPASADHRTRVPLPAAAAAGLLATLACALLGTAVGALTNWPLLRSPGRAVPAMLLAALLAVVVTGSPAQAAVSGLVTGSQSGTVPVPLLPLAGAALVTAAATAVTCALTSRRSP